The proteins below come from a single Elgaria multicarinata webbii isolate HBS135686 ecotype San Diego chromosome 11, rElgMul1.1.pri, whole genome shotgun sequence genomic window:
- the LOC134405379 gene encoding olfactory receptor 5V1-like, with the protein MTMKNHTNLTEFILLGFLQLGDIHHLLFGGFFIIYLFTVLWNTLIIIMTLTDQRLKTPMYFFLGNLSFLDICYTTTTIPQMLAHLLTDRSSISYMGCVFQLYFFFSFVCIECLLLGVMAFDRYVAICNPLRYTLIISKSICLQLATASWALGFLTSRVHTVYAFRLPFCGNNHIDAFYGDIPPLLKLSCGDISLNQMFLVYIGLLIAWTPFICIVVSYAYIFSTVLKIRSSKGRQKAFSTCSSHLTVVLLYYGSAIFTYLRPISSHSSLNGRLIPLLYSVITPLLNPIVYSMRNKDVKKAWEHMIGKL; encoded by the coding sequence ATGACAATGAAAAACCACACTAATTTGACAGAGTTTATTCTTCTTGGGTTTTTACAGTTGGGGGACATCCATCATTTACTCTTTGGTGGATTCTTCATCATCTATCTATTCACTGTGCTATGGAATACCTTAATCATCATCATGACATTAACAGATCAGAGGCTCAAAACACCCATGTATTTCTTCCTTGGTAACCTCTCTTTTCTTGACATCTGCTACACTACCACCACGATCCCCCAGATGTTGGCTCATCTACTCACAGACAGAAGCAGCATCTCATACATGGGCTGtgtgtttcagttatattttttcttctcttttgtatGCATTGAATGCCTTCTCTTAGGAGTGATGGCGTTTGACCGCTATGTTGCCATATGCAACCCTCTGCGCTACACATTAATCATCAGTAAAAGTATTTGCCTCCAGCTAGCTACAGCAAGCTGGGCTCTTGGTTTCCTTACTTCCAGAGTGCACACAGTCTATGCATTCCGGCTACCATTTTGTGGGAACAACCACATTGATGCTTTTTATGGTGATATTCCACCTCTGCTGAAGTTGTCATGTGGTGACATCTCCCTGAACCAAATGTTCTTGGTGTATATTGGCCTGCTCATAGCTTGGACACCATTTATCTGCATTGTTGTATCATATGCTTACATCTTTTCAACAGTGCTGAAGATACGTTCCTCAAAAGGGAGACAAAAGGCTTTCTCCACCTGCTCCTCTCATCTCACTGTGGTCCTTCTGTATTATGGCAGCGCCATCTTCACCTACTTGAGACCTATTTCCTCTCATTCATCACTAAATGGAAGGCTGATCCCATTGCTATACAGTGTCATTACCCCACTGTTAAATCCTATTGTATATTCCATGCGCAACAAGGATGTGAAGAAAGCCTGGGAACACATGATCGGAAAATTGTAA
- the LOC134406088 gene encoding olfactory receptor 5V1-like — MDLQNQTELTEFILLGFSALEDIHNVLLGGFLVIYLFTLLWNTFIIIIAILDKRLRTPMYFFLGNLSFLDICYTTTTIPQMLDHLLSERSNISYLGCVFQLYLFFSLLGTECLLLAVMAFDRYVAICNPLRYTLIISKNICLQLTTACWAGGFLNSAIHTVYAFRLPFCGDNRIDAFYCDIPPLLKLSCGDISLNQMLLLYIGLLMAWTPFLSILLSYIYIISTVLKIRSSEGRQKAFSTCSSHLTVVLLYYGSAIFTYSRPVSTHSSINSRLVPLMYSILTPLLNPIIYTLRNKDVKKAWHSLMGKV, encoded by the coding sequence ATGGATTTGCAAAACCAAACTGAATTGACTGAGTTCATTCTTCTGGGCTTTTCAGCTCTGGAGGACATCCACAATGTACTCCTTGGAGGGTTcctggtcatttatttattcactttgcTGTGGAatactttcatcatcatcattgctatACTGGACAAAAGGCTCAGAACCCCCATGTATTTCTTCCTTGgcaatctctcttttcttgatATCTGCTACACTACCACAACTATTCCCCAGATGCTGGATCACCTTCTCTCAGAGAGAAGCAACATTTCCTACCTGGGCTGTGTGTTCCAACTATATCTGTTCTTCTCCCTTTTGGGCACAGAATGCCTCCTCCTGGCAGTGATGGCATTTGACCGCTATGTTGCCATATGCAACCCTCTGCGCTACACACTCATTATCAGCAAAAATATTTGCCTCCAACTAACAACAGCATGTTGGGCTGGTGGTTTCCTCAACTCTGCCATACACACAGTCTATGCATTCCGGCTACCTTTCTGTGGGGACAACAGAATTGATGCTTTCTATTGTGACATTCCACCACTGTTGAAGCTGTCATGTGGAGACATCTCCCTCAACCAAATGCTCTTGCTTTATATTGGCTTGCTGATGGCTTGGACACCATTTTTAAGCATCCTTCTTTCATACATTTACATCATTTCTACTGTCTTAAAAATACGTTCTTCAGAAGGGAGGCAAAAGGCTTTCTCCACCTGCTCTTCCCATCTCACTGTGGTTCTTCTATACTATGGCAGTGCTATCTTTACATACTCAAGACCTGTTTCCACTCATTCATCAATTAATTCAAGACTGGTCCCACTGATGTATAGTATCTTGACCCCACTTTTAAACCCTATTATATATACCTTACGCAACAAGGATGTGAAGAAAGCTTGGCACAGCTTGATGGGAAAAGTATAA
- the LOC134405380 gene encoding olfactory receptor 5V1-like has protein sequence MNAQNQTGISEFIILGFKNLQEIHFLLFSGFLTIYLFTVLWNTFIIIMVMVDQKLRTPMYFFLGNLSFLDICYTTTTIPQMLDFLMRERSSISYVGCVLQLYFFFSFVGSECLLLAVMAFDRYVAICNPLRYSLIIRKNVCLQLASVSWAGGFLNSALHTHFAFQLPFCGDNHLDAFYCDIPPLLKLSCGDISLNQRLLLSIGLIVAWTPLFCILLSYTYIISTVLKMRSPEGRQKAFSTCSSHLTVVLLYYGSCIFTYLRPIPSESSVNGKLIPLMYSILTPLLNPVIYTLRNKDVKKAWRSMMGKI, from the coding sequence ATGAATGCACAAAACCAAACTGGGATTTCAGAATTCATCATTCTTGGCTTTAAAAATCTGCAGGAGATACATTTCTTGCTCTTCAGTGGGTTCTTGACCATATATTTATTCACAGTTCTGTGGAATACCTTCATTATCATCATGGTGATGGTGGACCAGAAGCTCAGAACACCCATGTATTTCTTTCTTGGGAACCTCTCCTTCCTTGACATCTGCTATACTACCACCACTATTCCCCAGATGCTAGATTTCCTTATGAGAGAGAGAAGTAGCATCTCTTATGTAGGCTGTGTGCTCCAGCtgtattttttcttctccttcgtAGGCTCTGAATGCCTCCTTTTGGCAGTGATGGCTTTTGACCGCTATGTTGCCATTTGCAACCCTCTGCGCTATTCTCTAATTATCAGAAAAAATGTTTGTCTCCAGCTAGCTTCAGTGTCCTGGGCTGGTGGTTTTCTCAACTCTGCATTACACACACATTTTGCCTTCCAGTTACCTTTCTGTGGAGACAATCACCTAGATGCCTTCTACTGTGACATTCCACCACTGTTGAAGCTCTCATGTGGAGACATTTCACTCAACCAAAGGCTCTTGCTATCCATTGGATTAATCGTAGCTTGGACACCCCTTTTCTGCATTCTTCTTTCATACACCTATATCATTTCAACTGTCTTGAAGATGCGCTCTCCAGAAGGTAGACAAAAAGCTTTCTCCACCTGCTCTTCCCACCTTACCGTGGTTCTTCTCTATTATGGCAGTTGCATTTTCACCTACCTGAGACCCATTCCCTCCGAGTCATCAGTGAATGGAAAGTTGATTCCACTGATGTACAGTATCTTGACTCCACTGTTGAATCCTGTTATATATACCTTGCGCAACAAGGATGTGAAAAAAGCTTGGCGAAGCATGATGGGAAAGATTTGA
- the LOC134405381 gene encoding olfactory receptor 5V1-like — translation MDVSNETAPSEFILLAFSNLSEWRFLFLGFMLMIYLFILMGNFLIIFLISLEPNLQTPMYFFLGNLSVLDICQTTTTIPQIIVHLISGRSTISNERCKMQLFFVVFFIGTETILLAVMSYDRYVAICNPLRYHVVMNQKICAQLVSTTWLTSSLNATVHIIFTFRLSFCGVHEINYFYCDIPPLVAISCGDISGSIIAMLATSPVMGFGPAMCIIISYIHIIWRILKMNSSAGMKKAFSTCASHLTVVLLFFGSCLFSYVRPISSYSLNKDRMIALLNNILSPMLNPLIYTLRNKDVKEALQKMMVKKLLS, via the coding sequence ATGGATGTCAGTAATGAAACTGCTCCATCAGAATTCATTCTTCTGGCATTTTCAAATCTCAGTGAATGGCGTTTCCTTTTTCTTGGATTCATGCTCATGATCTATCTTTTTATACTCATGGGGAATTTTCTGATCATCTTCCTTATCTCCTTGGAACCAAATCTTCAAACtcccatgtacttcttcctggGCAACCTTTCTGTTCTGGACATCTGCCAGACTACAACCACTATTCCTCAGATAATTGTGCACCTAATCTCAGGAAGAAGCACCATCTCTAATGAAAGATGCAAGATGcaactcttttttgttgtttttttcattGGCACTGAGACAATCCTGTTGGCTGTCATGTCTTATGATCGCTATGTAGCCATTTGCAACCCACTCCGCTACCATGTGGTCATGAATCAGAAAATTTGTGCCCAGTTGGTGTCAACGACTTGGTTGACAAGTTCACTCAATGCCACTGTACACATTATTTTCACATTTCGCTTGTCGTTTTGTGGTGTCCATGAGATCAATTACTTCTACTGTGACATTCCTCCTCTTGTAGCTATCTCCTGTGGGGACATATCGGGAAGCATTATTGCAATGCTGGCCACTAGCCCTGTAATGGGCTTTGGACCAGCCATGTGCATCATTATTTCCTACATTCACATTATCTGGAGGATTCTGAAAATGAACTCCTCAGCTGGGatgaagaaagccttttctaCCTGTGCTTCTCATCTCACTGTTGTCTTGCTCTTCTTTGGTAGCTGCCTTTTTTCATATGTCCGGCCCATCTCCAGCTACTCACTCAATAAGGACAGGATGATTGCCCTACTGAACAACATTCTCTCCCCTATGTTAAACCCACTGATCTATACCCTCAGGAACAAGGATGTAAAGGAGGCCCTGCAAAAAATGATGGTGAAGAAATTGCTTTCCTGA